A genomic stretch from Sulfobacillus thermosulfidooxidans includes:
- the mraZ gene encoding division/cell wall cluster transcriptional repressor MraZ has protein sequence MLMGEYEHTLDDKGRITIPAKLRDDLNGHFVITKGLDGCLFIYPMDEWRKLEERLKALPMTNANARAFARLFLAGAQDVEMDKQYRVTIPPRLREHAGIDREVTLVGVSTRVEMWATERWTAYQQSAQTSYEEVAEKMVDFGF, from the coding sequence GTGTTGATGGGTGAATATGAGCACACATTAGATGATAAAGGTCGGATCACGATTCCCGCAAAACTCCGCGACGATTTAAATGGCCACTTCGTGATTACCAAAGGTCTTGATGGGTGTTTATTCATTTATCCGATGGATGAATGGCGCAAATTAGAAGAACGTTTGAAAGCGTTACCCATGACAAATGCTAATGCACGAGCATTTGCCCGACTGTTCCTTGCTGGAGCGCAAGACGTTGAAATGGATAAGCAATACCGGGTAACGATTCCTCCGCGCTTACGGGAACATGCTGGAATTGACCGGGAGGTTACATTGGTCGGAGTAAGTACACGCGTTGAAATGTGGGCGACCGAACGATGGACGGCTTATCAACAGTCTGCCCAAACAAGTTACGAAGAAGTCGCGGAAAAGATGGTGGATTTTGGATTTTGA
- the rsmH gene encoding 16S rRNA (cytosine(1402)-N(4))-methyltransferase RsmH translates to MTFSHVSVLSKEAMEYWAHDEKGIYIDATVGAGGHSFQLLSRFPHVRLIAVDQDPVALEAAKERLTPFLDRVSWVHANFRDLPTVITPELHGHIAGMLFDLGVSSPQFDDPDRGFTYQYDTALDMRMDPSNPVTAFRLVNMRSKEEIAQALRDWGEERWAQRIADFIVKAREKEPIRTTGQLVELIKAAIPASARRTGGHPARRTFQALRIWVNDELGALNEGLEGAQRLLAPHGRIVVISFHSLEDRIVKHAFRRWAQEQKGQVLTKHPLTPSDDEIQDNPRSRSAKLRAFERL, encoded by the coding sequence ATGACATTTTCACACGTGTCGGTGTTAAGTAAAGAAGCCATGGAATATTGGGCGCACGATGAGAAGGGTATTTATATTGATGCCACAGTGGGAGCTGGAGGCCACAGCTTTCAATTGTTGTCACGGTTTCCCCATGTACGTCTCATAGCCGTCGATCAAGATCCAGTCGCCTTGGAAGCAGCAAAGGAAAGGTTAACGCCCTTTCTAGACCGGGTCAGTTGGGTACATGCCAATTTTCGCGACTTGCCTACTGTAATCACTCCTGAGCTCCACGGGCATATTGCTGGAATGCTTTTTGATCTGGGTGTATCATCGCCACAATTTGACGATCCAGATCGGGGATTTACTTATCAATACGACACCGCATTAGATATGCGAATGGATCCTTCAAACCCAGTGACGGCTTTTCGCTTAGTTAATATGCGTTCTAAAGAAGAAATTGCTCAGGCTCTGCGTGACTGGGGGGAAGAGCGATGGGCTCAACGTATCGCAGATTTTATTGTGAAGGCCAGAGAAAAGGAACCTATTCGCACAACCGGGCAGCTGGTGGAATTAATTAAAGCGGCAATTCCTGCATCTGCGCGGAGAACGGGAGGACATCCCGCCCGACGAACTTTTCAGGCATTACGGATATGGGTAAATGACGAGTTGGGGGCTTTGAATGAGGGACTTGAAGGGGCGCAGCGTTTATTGGCTCCCCATGGACGCATTGTGGTGATTTCCTTCCATTCTTTAGAAGATCGCATTGTGAAGCATGCATTTCGTCGATGGGCTCAAGAGCAAAAGGGTCAAGTTTTAACCAAACATCCTTTGACTCCTTCTGACGATGAAATTCAAGACAATCCGCGTTCCCGGTCAGCAAAATTACGGGCTTTCGAACGCCTTTGA